In Natronolimnobius sp. AArcel1, a single genomic region encodes these proteins:
- a CDS encoding ABC transporter substrate-binding protein yields the protein MSNLLSTARSADDAGTSSLSRRTMLAATAGTTVSLSGCIRQFRSAVNRDGYDPLSLTITTLPADGDRESIQLSRAIRNVLETAGIDVSIDMRADEEFRRSILINHDYDLYVGAHPGDTDPAFLYDMLHSQFAEEAGWQNPFGLTNLTVDDRLETQRTAASDERAAAVTETLEAVAMEQPFVPICAPTEYRVARTDRVEGWGADDRHPATKHGYLGLETTADTGDDPFELRAAHTDARPSQNLNPLSVEYRDRGLVVDLVYDSLALESATNFETQMLDSEGAAAVADGEETAATETPDEDDAADDENQTPELVPWLAADWEWDDQTLLITLREDCQFHDGEPLTASDVAFTYEFLADTTLGADGAPAPTPRYRGQVDAIDAIELDDTDDYHLEITVSASQIVGERVLTVPILPEHIWRERASAPSVPGMHVAPGTTDALVTDNVPPIGSGPFAFESRTDREHVTFERFDDHFTLRDDVSLPEPTVEEFRIQIDPRSTSALTLVEDGDADVTTTPLESYVVDDVLEETGDDVAVLESSSWSFYHLGFNTRRAPFGNPNFRRTVAQLLDKEWLVESVFDGHARPIATPVTDEWTPDSLAWDGDDPETPFAGTDGDVDGSTARALFEDAGFSYDTDGNLRVRD from the coding sequence ATGTCCAACCTACTTTCGACGGCGCGCTCGGCCGACGACGCTGGTACCAGTTCACTGAGCCGCCGCACGATGCTGGCGGCGACCGCTGGCACAACCGTCTCACTCAGCGGCTGTATCCGCCAGTTCCGCAGCGCGGTCAACCGCGACGGCTACGACCCACTCTCGCTGACGATTACGACCCTGCCAGCCGATGGCGACCGCGAAAGTATCCAGCTTTCTCGAGCAATCCGAAACGTCCTCGAGACGGCAGGCATCGACGTCTCGATAGATATGCGTGCCGACGAGGAGTTTCGACGCTCGATTCTGATTAATCACGACTACGACCTCTACGTCGGCGCACACCCCGGCGACACCGACCCAGCGTTTCTCTACGACATGCTTCACTCGCAGTTTGCCGAAGAAGCCGGCTGGCAGAACCCGTTTGGCCTGACGAATCTCACCGTCGACGACCGTCTCGAGACCCAGCGAACCGCAGCCAGCGACGAGCGCGCAGCCGCTGTCACGGAGACGCTCGAGGCAGTCGCGATGGAACAGCCGTTTGTTCCGATCTGTGCCCCAACGGAGTATCGCGTCGCCAGAACCGACCGCGTCGAAGGCTGGGGAGCGGACGATCGCCATCCAGCGACCAAACACGGCTATCTCGGCCTCGAGACGACGGCGGACACTGGCGACGACCCGTTCGAACTGCGGGCAGCGCACACGGATGCCCGCCCCTCGCAGAACCTCAACCCGCTGTCAGTCGAGTATCGCGACCGCGGGTTGGTCGTCGATCTCGTCTACGACTCGCTCGCACTCGAGTCGGCGACGAATTTCGAGACGCAGATGCTCGATTCTGAGGGGGCTGCAGCAGTTGCTGACGGCGAGGAAACTGCTGCGACGGAGACGCCTGACGAGGACGATGCGGCGGACGACGAAAACCAGACGCCGGAACTCGTTCCATGGCTCGCAGCCGACTGGGAGTGGGACGACCAGACACTTTTGATCACGCTCCGCGAGGACTGTCAGTTCCACGACGGCGAGCCACTCACCGCGTCAGACGTCGCCTTTACCTACGAGTTTCTGGCCGATACGACACTCGGTGCTGATGGCGCCCCAGCACCCACCCCACGCTACCGTGGGCAGGTCGACGCTATCGACGCAATCGAATTGGACGACACCGACGACTACCATCTCGAGATAACGGTCTCGGCGAGCCAGATCGTCGGCGAACGCGTCCTTACCGTCCCCATCCTCCCGGAACATATCTGGCGCGAGCGCGCAAGCGCCCCGAGCGTTCCGGGCATGCACGTCGCCCCGGGAACGACCGACGCACTCGTCACGGACAACGTCCCACCGATTGGCAGCGGCCCGTTCGCCTTCGAGAGCCGAACCGACCGCGAACACGTCACGTTCGAACGCTTTGACGACCACTTTACACTTCGAGACGATGTTTCGCTCCCCGAACCCACCGTCGAGGAGTTTCGCATTCAGATCGACCCCCGCAGTACCTCCGCGCTGACGCTCGTCGAAGACGGTGACGCAGACGTGACGACAACCCCACTCGAGAGCTACGTCGTCGATGACGTCCTCGAAGAGACTGGCGACGATGTGGCCGTCCTCGAGTCCTCGTCGTGGTCGTTCTATCATCTCGGCTTTAATACCCGGCGAGCGCCGTTTGGAAACCCCAACTTCCGGCGAACCGTTGCGCAACTGCTCGATAAGGAGTGGCTGGTCGAATCGGTGTTTGATGGCCATGCTCGGCCGATTGCAACGCCAGTGACGGACGAGTGGACGCCTGACTCGCTTGCATGGGACGGCGACGATCCGGAGACCCCGTTTGCTGGAACGGACGGTGACGTAGACGGATCGACTGCACGCGCCCTGTTCGAAGACGCTGGGTTCAGCTATGACACTGACGGGAATCTACGGGTGAGAGACTAA
- a CDS encoding phosphatase PAP2 family protein, whose translation MLVQVLVRLVIVVALMSVVSIALFVGRYRLRATFTEWRSRVRAIAPITLLLGGVLLFNSVARQYGPDFSWLRLVEWNITWAIYDIEGQFILWLQSYSTPEITAYFSFIYIYGYVFLLAFPVMAYFALSNTRPARELLTAYTLNYVLGLLCYTFIIAYGPRNMMPELVEALLYDTYPQYQHLTRQVNRNTNVFPSLHTSLAVTVTFLAYRTRDVYPKWFLLATGLGVSVAISTMYLGIHWAIDVVAGIGLAYISVALAGALVGRWSLSAWLEGRIPALPGFGRDESDHPEAGADSETEPTRTDGN comes from the coding sequence ATGCTGGTCCAAGTGCTGGTTCGACTGGTTATCGTCGTGGCCCTTATGAGCGTGGTTTCGATTGCCCTATTTGTCGGCCGCTACCGACTCCGGGCGACGTTCACCGAGTGGCGAAGCCGTGTCCGTGCAATCGCACCGATCACGCTCCTTCTTGGTGGGGTCTTGCTGTTCAATAGCGTTGCGAGACAGTACGGCCCTGACTTCTCCTGGCTGCGACTGGTCGAGTGGAATATTACGTGGGCCATCTACGACATCGAAGGCCAGTTCATCCTCTGGCTCCAGTCGTACTCAACGCCTGAGATCACCGCGTACTTCTCGTTTATTTACATCTATGGCTACGTCTTCTTGCTCGCGTTCCCCGTTATGGCGTACTTCGCGCTCTCGAATACGCGTCCCGCTCGAGAGTTGTTGACGGCGTACACGCTGAACTACGTCCTTGGACTGCTCTGTTATACGTTCATCATCGCGTACGGTCCTCGAAACATGATGCCGGAACTCGTCGAGGCACTGCTGTACGATACGTACCCACAGTACCAACACCTCACCCGACAGGTCAACCGAAATACGAACGTCTTCCCGTCACTGCATACCTCGCTTGCAGTTACCGTCACGTTCCTCGCCTACCGCACGCGCGATGTCTATCCGAAGTGGTTCCTTCTCGCGACCGGCCTTGGCGTCTCCGTCGCCATCTCGACGATGTATCTCGGGATTCACTGGGCAATCGACGTCGTCGCCGGCATCGGACTGGCCTACATCAGTGTCGCCCTCGCGGGGGCACTCGTTGGCCGCTGGTCGCTCTCAGCCTGGCTCGAGGGACGCATTCCAGCGCTCCCCGGTTTCGGACGCGATGAGAGTGACCACCCAGAAGCAGGAGCCGATTCCGAGACGGAGCCGACACGAACTGACGGCAACTAA
- a CDS encoding prefoldin subunit beta, whose translation MQGNLPPEAQEKIEQLQDLQETAQEVAIQKQEAESSLTEAENALDELENIDDDTTMYRNVGELLVETDYDAAEEDLSDKVDTLEIRLETLEKQEDRVQDQFEGLQGELEELLGGGGGMGGPAGPGGPGAGGA comes from the coding sequence ATGCAAGGCAATCTGCCGCCAGAGGCACAGGAGAAAATCGAACAGCTTCAGGACCTGCAGGAAACGGCCCAGGAGGTCGCTATCCAGAAACAGGAAGCCGAATCAAGCCTCACCGAGGCAGAAAACGCGCTCGACGAACTCGAGAACATCGACGACGATACCACGATGTATCGCAACGTGGGCGAACTACTCGTCGAAACCGACTACGACGCAGCCGAAGAAGACCTTTCGGACAAAGTCGACACCCTCGAGATCCGTCTCGAGACCCTCGAGAAGCAAGAAGACCGCGTACAGGATCAGTTCGAGGGTCTGCAGGGCGAACTCGAAGAGTTGCTCGGCGGCGGTGGCGGCATGGGCGGACCAGCCGGCCCAGGCGGCCCAGGCGCTGGCGGCGCGTAA
- a CDS encoding DUF3194 domain-containing protein, with protein MSTGEPTAEEVVQTASDAAEGYVFAQYKQSAVRDLDVTVEFEDGVLEVDVYLNAPGEDGGPDPEQVADDAALTAREAVDDLFGE; from the coding sequence ATGTCGACCGGCGAACCGACTGCTGAGGAGGTCGTCCAGACGGCCTCCGACGCTGCGGAAGGCTACGTCTTCGCGCAGTACAAACAATCAGCAGTACGCGACCTCGACGTAACCGTCGAATTCGAAGACGGCGTCCTCGAGGTCGACGTGTATCTCAACGCACCCGGCGAGGACGGCGGTCCCGACCCGGAACAGGTCGCTGACGATGCCGCGCTCACCGCGCGGGAAGCCGTTGACGACCTGTTCGGCGAGTAA
- a CDS encoding NmrA/HSCARG family protein — protein sequence MATSVLVTGATGNQGGSVVDHLLESETEFDVYGLTRDASSDVAESLSDRGVTMVEGDLDEPDSFASHVADVDAVFAVTNFWTVGYDQQVQQGKNIADVASEEDVDQVVFSGVGSHWEDTGVPHFDSADEIEQHAQDLDLPLTTLGPVFFFQNLEAFAEDVVEDGQLALPLEEGVSLQMIDDDDVGHAAAVALENPDEFIGERIELAGDELTLAETADVLSEVTGQDVDPVHVPIEDAYDSFGEEFTVMCEWFNEVGYSADIDGLEERFGFEFADLETYLRENGWEDKEGMASVPGWVKAMQ from the coding sequence ATGGCCACGAGCGTCCTCGTCACCGGCGCAACCGGCAACCAGGGTGGCAGCGTCGTCGACCACCTGCTCGAGTCTGAGACCGAGTTCGACGTTTATGGGCTCACGCGCGACGCCTCGAGTGACGTCGCCGAGTCGCTGTCCGACCGCGGTGTAACGATGGTCGAAGGCGACCTGGACGAACCGGACTCGTTCGCATCACACGTCGCCGACGTGGATGCCGTCTTCGCGGTCACGAACTTCTGGACGGTCGGCTACGACCAGCAGGTCCAGCAAGGAAAGAACATCGCCGATGTCGCAAGCGAGGAAGACGTCGACCAGGTCGTCTTCAGCGGCGTCGGCAGCCACTGGGAAGACACTGGGGTTCCCCACTTCGATTCGGCCGACGAAATCGAACAGCACGCACAAGACCTCGACCTCCCGCTGACGACGCTTGGCCCCGTCTTCTTCTTCCAGAATCTCGAGGCGTTCGCCGAGGACGTCGTCGAGGACGGTCAACTTGCGCTCCCGCTCGAGGAGGGCGTCTCCCTGCAGATGATCGATGACGACGACGTCGGTCACGCGGCCGCAGTTGCCCTCGAGAACCCTGACGAGTTCATCGGCGAGCGAATCGAACTCGCAGGTGACGAGTTGACGCTTGCAGAAACCGCAGACGTCCTGTCAGAGGTCACCGGCCAGGATGTCGACCCCGTTCACGTCCCCATCGAGGACGCCTACGACTCCTTCGGCGAGGAGTTCACCGTCATGTGCGAGTGGTTCAACGAGGTTGGCTACAGCGCCGATATCGACGGCCTCGAGGAGCGATTCGGGTTCGAGTTTGCTGATCTCGAGACCTATCTGCGTGAGAACGGTTGGGAGGACAAAGAGGGAATGGCCTCAGTTCCGGGCTGGGTCAAAGCCATGCAGTAG
- a CDS encoding GMP synthase subunit A → MTKIVVVDNHGQFTHLERRALRDLGVETELIDNDTPPEDVDADGVVLSGGPDMDRIGTSAEYLEADIPVLGICLGMQLIAEELGGRVGGGDYGGYADVTVEIVDSDDPLTGSLHPETRVWASHADEVKELPDGFELTGKSDVCDVEAMSNTDRDIYGVQWHPEVAHTEEGDEIFENFIDICESQ, encoded by the coding sequence ATGACGAAAATCGTCGTGGTGGACAACCACGGGCAGTTTACGCACTTAGAGCGTCGCGCGCTGCGTGACCTCGGCGTCGAAACCGAACTGATCGACAACGACACCCCACCCGAAGACGTCGACGCTGACGGCGTCGTCCTCTCGGGTGGCCCCGACATGGACCGCATCGGTACGTCCGCCGAGTATCTCGAGGCGGACATTCCGGTCCTTGGCATCTGTCTCGGTATGCAACTCATCGCAGAGGAACTCGGCGGTCGCGTCGGCGGTGGCGACTACGGCGGCTACGCCGACGTCACGGTCGAAATCGTCGACAGCGACGACCCGCTGACTGGCTCCTTGCACCCCGAAACGCGCGTCTGGGCGAGCCACGCAGACGAGGTCAAAGAACTTCCCGATGGCTTCGAACTCACGGGTAAAAGCGACGTCTGCGATGTTGAGGCGATGAGCAACACGGATCGAGATATCTACGGCGTCCAGTGGCACCCCGAAGTCGCTCACACCGAAGAGGGCGACGAAATCTTCGAGAACTTCATCGACATCTGCGAGTCGCAGTAG